One stretch of Acidobacteriota bacterium DNA includes these proteins:
- a CDS encoding glycoside hydrolase family 88 protein, whose protein sequence is MKIARFVTAIVLFAASIVVSHGCDQRTVEESPSVPEAFSRESILTAMDRAFKWQIENIVYSAPLPDGGFQEVSDTEWVRGAFFAGVMAAFESTGDGQYLEAAKRLSEKNEWQPGPRPRHADDHCIAQTYAKIFLVEHDRRMIEATVARFEEMIADPRPGPDVGWSEDDNWSWCDALFMAPPSMALIAEATRDRRFLDLMNTMWWETYGYLYDREAHLWYRDGRYVIQQDGSGPRTTNGQKIFWSRGNGWVFAGLALVLEHMPPDYPDRPRYEELFREMAAALVAVQGDDGLWRSSLLDPDEYPIPESSGTGFFTFGLAWGVNSGLLDEASYMPAVRRGWKGLLWAQQADGRLGWVQQIGYDPRSVTADDSMEYGTGAFLLAGSEMLKLADE, encoded by the coding sequence ATGAAAATCGCCAGATTCGTGACCGCGATTGTTCTTTTCGCAGCATCAATTGTTGTCAGCCACGGCTGCGACCAACGTACGGTCGAGGAATCACCGAGTGTTCCTGAGGCGTTCTCTCGCGAGTCGATCCTCACCGCCATGGACCGCGCCTTCAAGTGGCAGATCGAGAACATCGTGTACTCGGCGCCACTTCCGGACGGTGGGTTTCAGGAGGTGAGCGACACCGAGTGGGTTCGCGGCGCCTTCTTCGCAGGGGTGATGGCGGCGTTCGAATCGACCGGCGACGGGCAGTATCTGGAGGCAGCAAAACGGTTGTCAGAAAAAAATGAATGGCAGCCAGGGCCGCGACCGCGCCATGCCGACGACCACTGCATTGCCCAGACCTACGCCAAGATCTTCCTCGTCGAGCACGATCGGAGGATGATCGAGGCGACGGTCGCGCGTTTCGAAGAGATGATCGCGGATCCGCGACCGGGACCCGACGTCGGGTGGTCAGAGGATGACAACTGGTCGTGGTGCGATGCCCTCTTCATGGCACCGCCGTCGATGGCGTTGATCGCCGAGGCGACGAGGGACCGGCGATTTCTCGACCTGATGAACACGATGTGGTGGGAGACCTATGGCTACCTCTACGATCGGGAGGCACATTTGTGGTACCGCGACGGCCGCTATGTCATTCAGCAGGACGGCAGCGGTCCCCGGACGACGAACGGTCAAAAGATCTTCTGGTCGAGGGGCAACGGCTGGGTCTTCGCCGGCCTGGCACTGGTCCTCGAGCACATGCCGCCCGACTATCCGGATCGGCCGCGCTACGAGGAACTGTTCCGCGAGATGGCGGCAGCCCTGGTGGCGGTGCAGGGCGACGACGGCTTGTGGCGGTCCAGCCTGCTCGACCCGGACGAGTATCCGATCCCTGAATCCAGCGGCACCGGGTTCTTCACCTTCGGTCTTGCCTGGGGGGTGAACAGCGGACTGCTGGACGAGGCCTCCTACATGCCGGCGGTGCGCCGCGGTTGGAAGGGCCTGTTATGGGCACAACAGGCCGACGGCCGGCTGGGTTGGGTGCAACAGATCGGTTACGACCCGCGCTCCGTGACCGCTGACGACAGCATGGAGTACGGCACTGGAGCGTTCCTGCTGGCGGGCAGCGAGATGCTGAAGCTTGCTGACGAGTAG
- a CDS encoding ChbG/HpnK family deacetylase, giving the protein MSISNLVSLRSSFFLLLVITWSSAASFPSAAAGAEGPKQLLIRCDDIGMSHTVNMAVRELIETGMPFSASVMIACPWYLEAVDILKANPQIGVGIHLTLNSEWRSYKWGPVLGATAVPSLVDDNGHFYASEAEFASAGADPNEVEMELRAQIERALDAGLRVDYLDYHMLTATSTPEMTAIVEKLAAEYGLGLARYFGETAVSIWGEEPEDKLSILLDHVRAIRPGLNLLVIHLGMETPEMSAMVDMNNERDPYRVAIHRQAELDAITSPAFRAAIEAAGIELLTYKNVVAEIGLDSMAPPTDLNSYNSDFVERD; this is encoded by the coding sequence ATGTCGATTTCCAATCTGGTCTCGCTCCGATCGAGTTTTTTTTTGCTGCTGGTTATCACCTGGTCATCTGCCGCGTCGTTCCCTTCAGCCGCCGCCGGTGCCGAAGGTCCGAAGCAACTGCTGATCAGATGTGACGACATCGGAATGTCCCACACGGTCAACATGGCGGTCCGCGAGCTGATCGAGACGGGGATGCCCTTTTCTGCCTCGGTGATGATCGCCTGCCCCTGGTACCTCGAGGCGGTCGACATTCTCAAGGCCAACCCGCAGATCGGCGTCGGCATCCATCTGACCCTCAATTCCGAGTGGAGGTCCTACAAATGGGGGCCGGTGCTCGGGGCCACTGCAGTTCCATCGCTGGTCGACGATAACGGTCATTTCTACGCCTCGGAGGCGGAGTTCGCGTCGGCGGGTGCCGACCCGAACGAGGTCGAGATGGAGCTCCGGGCGCAGATCGAGCGCGCGCTCGACGCGGGCCTCAGGGTCGACTACCTCGACTATCACATGCTGACGGCGACCTCGACGCCGGAAATGACAGCCATCGTCGAAAAGCTGGCTGCTGAGTACGGTCTCGGGTTGGCTCGCTACTTCGGTGAGACCGCCGTTTCGATCTGGGGGGAGGAGCCTGAAGACAAGCTATCGATACTGCTCGACCACGTACGAGCGATTCGGCCCGGCCTCAACCTGTTGGTGATTCACCTCGGGATGGAAACACCCGAGATGTCCGCGATGGTGGACATGAACAACGAGCGCGATCCCTATCGGGTCGCAATCCATCGCCAGGCCGAGCTCGACGCCATCACGTCTCCGGCATTCCGTGCAGCCATCGAGGCCGCCGGGATCGAGCTCCTCACCTACAAGAACGTGGTTGCAGAGATCGGCCTCGATTCGATGGCGCCACCAACCGATCTCAACAGCTACAACTCGGATTTTGTCGAGCGCGACTGA